Proteins found in one Pectobacterium atrosepticum genomic segment:
- the ascB gene encoding 6-phospho-beta-glucosidase, whose product MSHQFPKEFLWGGAIAANQVEGAYLTDGKGLSTSDLQPQGIFGEIVMRTPGDSGTKDTAIDFYHRYPEDIALFAEMGFKCLRTSIAWTRIFPQGDETQPNEAGLAFYDRLFDEMAKYGIQPLVTLSHYEMPYGLVKNYGGWRSRETITFFERYARTVFQRYKDKVKYWLTFNEINCALHAPFTGIGLPTESNKQDIYQAIHHQLVASAKAVKACHEIIPDAKIGNMMLGSMFYPLTCKPADVMETMQQNRDWLFFGDVQTRGYYPAYMKRFFAQHGITLSVTEDDRQSLKETIDFISFSYYMTGCVTTDEEVNLKARGNILNMVPNPHLESSEWGWQIDPEGLRYLLNYLYDRYQKPLFIVENGLGAKDKLESDGSINDDYRIKYLNDHLYQVGEALEDGVEVMGYTCWGPIDLVSASKAEMSKRYGFIYVDRDDEGNGTLARRRKKSFYWYKEVIASDGEALK is encoded by the coding sequence ATGAGCCATCAGTTTCCGAAAGAATTCTTGTGGGGAGGCGCGATCGCAGCCAATCAGGTTGAAGGCGCGTATTTAACGGACGGCAAGGGGCTATCAACGTCCGATTTACAGCCACAGGGTATCTTCGGCGAGATCGTCATGCGTACGCCGGGCGACAGCGGAACTAAAGACACCGCGATCGATTTTTATCACCGCTATCCCGAAGATATCGCGCTTTTTGCTGAGATGGGCTTCAAATGCCTGAGAACCTCCATTGCCTGGACGCGTATTTTCCCGCAGGGCGATGAAACTCAGCCGAATGAGGCAGGGCTGGCATTTTACGATCGCCTGTTTGATGAAATGGCAAAGTATGGCATTCAGCCGCTTGTGACGTTGTCCCACTATGAAATGCCGTACGGTCTGGTGAAGAATTACGGTGGTTGGAGAAGTCGCGAAACGATTACGTTCTTCGAGCGTTACGCTCGCACGGTATTCCAGCGCTATAAAGACAAAGTGAAATACTGGCTGACGTTCAACGAAATCAACTGCGCGCTGCACGCGCCGTTTACAGGAATTGGCTTACCTACCGAGAGTAATAAGCAGGATATTTATCAGGCGATTCATCACCAGCTCGTTGCCAGCGCTAAAGCGGTGAAGGCGTGCCATGAAATCATCCCTGATGCCAAAATCGGCAATATGATGTTGGGTTCCATGTTCTATCCATTAACCTGCAAGCCTGCGGATGTAATGGAAACGATGCAGCAGAACCGCGACTGGTTGTTCTTTGGTGATGTACAAACCAGAGGATACTACCCAGCGTACATGAAGCGTTTCTTTGCACAGCACGGTATTACGCTGTCGGTAACCGAAGACGATCGTCAGTCGCTGAAGGAAACCATCGATTTCATCTCTTTCAGTTATTACATGACGGGCTGTGTGACCACCGACGAAGAGGTGAACCTAAAAGCCCGTGGCAATATTTTGAATATGGTGCCGAATCCGCATTTGGAAAGCTCCGAGTGGGGTTGGCAGATCGACCCAGAAGGACTGCGTTATTTGCTGAACTATCTGTATGACCGTTACCAAAAACCGCTGTTCATTGTAGAAAATGGGTTGGGTGCCAAAGATAAACTGGAAAGCGATGGCAGCATTAACGATGACTATCGCATCAAATACCTGAACGATCACCTGTATCAAGTCGGCGAAGCGCTAGAAGATGGCGTTGAGGTGATGGGTTACACCTGCTGGGGGCCTATCGATCTGGTCAGTGCGTCAAAAGCTGAAATGTCGAAACGCTACGGTTTCATTTATGTCGATCGTGATGATGAAGGGAACGGTACATTAGCGCGTCGACGTAAGAAAAGCTTCTACTGGTATAAAGAGGTTATTGCCTCTGATGGTGAAGCGTTGAAATAA
- the bglF gene encoding PTS beta-glucoside transporter subunit IIABC, with translation MEYKALASEILDGVGGRGNIISVMHCATRLRFKLKDSKKADAAALKNNSGVIMVVESGGQFQVVVGNHVSDVYRSLLDVSGLTDQSDSANHEEGDEKKGNVFSRFIDIISGIFTPLIGVMAASGILKGFLALSLACGWMVETSGTYKVLFAASDALFFFFPIVLGYTAGKKFGGNPFVTMVIGATLVHPSMIAEFGAMQNTGYQQLYFLGIPITFINYASSVIPIIFSAWLASRLEKPLNAILHINIRNFFTPLLCLCITVPVTFLLIGPAATWLGHMLASGYQLIYGLNSTIAGALMGALWQVFVIFGLHWGLTPLMINNLSVLGHDTMMPLLVPAVLGQAGAVLGVLLRTRDMKLKGISGSAFSAAIFGITEPAVYGVTLPLKRPFIFGCVGGAMGAAILGYFHTTIYSFGFPSIFTFTQVIPPTGVDNTVWAAIIGTAIAFTFAAVATWAFGIPAQENTAAINAPTAAPQATQNPNDATRKQAITSPIEGTVLTLDQVGDETFASGLMGKGIAIKPLAGRVVSPVNGTVASLFKTNHAIGLESEEGAEVLIHVGIDTVKLDGQYFTAHIKTGDIVKQGDLLVEFDYQAIEKAGYDTTTPVIITNSENYVDVLPTAGNTVQEQGALLTLIR, from the coding sequence ATGGAATACAAAGCATTAGCAAGTGAGATACTCGATGGTGTCGGCGGACGTGGCAACATCATTAGCGTGATGCACTGTGCAACCCGGCTGCGTTTTAAACTAAAAGACAGTAAAAAGGCGGATGCAGCGGCGCTGAAGAATAATTCAGGCGTGATCATGGTGGTTGAAAGTGGCGGACAATTTCAGGTCGTTGTAGGCAATCATGTCAGTGATGTATATCGTAGTTTACTGGATGTTTCTGGATTGACCGATCAAAGTGATTCCGCAAATCATGAGGAAGGTGATGAGAAAAAAGGAAATGTTTTCTCTCGCTTCATCGATATTATTTCTGGAATATTTACGCCATTAATTGGCGTGATGGCAGCCTCCGGTATTTTAAAAGGTTTTCTGGCGCTCAGTTTGGCCTGTGGTTGGATGGTTGAAACCAGTGGGACGTATAAAGTGTTATTCGCTGCGAGCGATGCATTATTCTTTTTCTTCCCGATTGTTTTAGGTTATACCGCAGGGAAGAAATTTGGCGGAAATCCATTCGTTACCATGGTGATTGGTGCAACGCTGGTACATCCATCAATGATTGCTGAATTTGGTGCGATGCAGAATACCGGTTATCAACAGCTTTATTTCCTCGGCATTCCGATCACCTTCATTAATTATGCCTCTTCGGTTATTCCGATTATTTTCTCGGCTTGGCTTGCTTCACGTCTGGAAAAGCCACTGAATGCCATTTTGCATATCAATATCCGTAATTTCTTCACGCCGCTACTGTGCCTTTGTATCACCGTTCCCGTTACGTTCCTGCTGATTGGTCCCGCGGCAACTTGGCTCGGGCATATGTTGGCCAGCGGCTACCAATTGATCTACGGGCTGAACTCCACAATTGCGGGCGCACTGATGGGCGCGCTGTGGCAGGTGTTCGTTATTTTTGGCCTGCACTGGGGCTTAACACCGCTGATGATTAACAATCTCAGCGTGTTGGGGCACGACACCATGATGCCTCTTCTGGTTCCGGCGGTATTAGGGCAGGCCGGAGCGGTGCTGGGCGTATTGCTGCGTACCCGTGACATGAAGTTGAAAGGTATTTCCGGTTCGGCTTTCTCCGCTGCAATCTTTGGTATTACGGAACCAGCGGTGTATGGCGTTACGTTGCCGCTGAAACGTCCTTTCATCTTCGGTTGTGTGGGGGGCGCAATGGGGGCCGCAATTCTGGGGTATTTCCATACCACTATTTATTCCTTCGGCTTCCCGAGTATTTTCACCTTTACTCAGGTTATCCCGCCGACAGGTGTCGATAATACGGTCTGGGCCGCCATTATTGGTACGGCAATCGCCTTTACCTTCGCGGCCGTGGCTACCTGGGCCTTTGGGATTCCCGCACAAGAAAATACCGCAGCAATAAATGCACCCACGGCGGCCCCGCAAGCTACGCAGAACCCAAATGATGCCACGCGTAAACAAGCGATAACCAGCCCGATTGAGGGAACGGTTCTGACCCTTGATCAGGTTGGTGATGAAACGTTCGCCAGCGGATTAATGGGAAAAGGTATCGCGATTAAACCGTTGGCTGGACGCGTTGTTTCACCGGTGAACGGGACGGTTGCTTCGCTGTTTAAGACCAATCATGCCATTGGCCTTGAATCAGAAGAGGGGGCCGAGGTGCTTATCCACGTCGGTATCGATACGGTGAAATTGGATGGTCAGTATTTCACCGCACACATTAAGACCGGCGATATCGTGAAACAGGGCGATCTTCTGGTGGAATTTGATTATCAGGCGATCGAAAAAGCCGGTTATGACACGACAACGCCCGTCATTATCACGAATAGCGAAAATTACGTTGATGTTCTGCCTACCGCCGGAAACACCGTGCAGGAACAGGGCGCACTGTTGACGTTAATCCGCTGA
- the bglG gene encoding transcriptional antiterminator BglG, producing the protein MKIAKILNNNVVTVIDENNNESVVMGRGLGFKKHSGDLLDETLIERVFVMKSEELTSRLQELLSEIPMDVITTADKIILLAKARLPGKLQNSVYISLTDHCHFAIERHKQGVDIRNVLLWEIKRLYPKEFAVGLEALDIIEQRLSVRLPEDEAGFIALHLVNAQLDSEMPEVLQITKIMQEILNIVKYQLSLDYNEQALSYHRFVTHLKFFAQRLIGKSTVFSDDESLHDVVKERYPLSYRCAEKIQAHIIQKYHYTLTKEELMFLTIHIERVRTEGQEKIEPGDGE; encoded by the coding sequence ATGAAGATTGCCAAAATACTCAACAATAATGTCGTCACCGTAATCGACGAAAACAATAATGAGTCGGTTGTGATGGGGCGCGGGCTGGGCTTCAAAAAACACTCTGGCGATCTGCTGGATGAAACGCTGATTGAACGTGTGTTTGTGATGAAGTCAGAAGAACTGACATCGCGCCTACAGGAGCTGCTGTCAGAAATCCCGATGGATGTCATCACAACGGCAGACAAGATCATTCTGCTGGCAAAAGCGCGTTTGCCCGGGAAACTGCAAAATAGCGTCTATATCTCTTTAACAGATCACTGCCACTTTGCGATCGAGCGCCACAAGCAAGGCGTCGATATCCGCAATGTGCTTTTATGGGAAATAAAGCGCCTGTATCCAAAGGAATTCGCCGTTGGTCTGGAAGCGCTGGATATTATTGAGCAACGTTTGTCCGTGCGGTTACCGGAAGATGAAGCTGGATTTATTGCGCTGCATTTGGTTAATGCGCAGCTTGACAGCGAAATGCCAGAAGTCTTGCAAATTACCAAAATCATGCAGGAAATACTGAATATTGTAAAATATCAGCTGAGCCTGGATTATAACGAGCAAGCGTTAAGCTATCATCGTTTTGTTACGCATTTGAAGTTTTTTGCGCAACGACTAATAGGAAAAAGTACCGTATTTAGTGATGACGAATCACTGCATGATGTGGTGAAAGAAAGATATCCATTGTCTTATCGCTGTGCGGAAAAAATACAAGCTCACATTATTCAAAAGTATCACTACACGTTAACGAAAGAAGAATTAATGTTCTTGACTATTCATATTGAACGCGTGCGAACGGAAGGCCAGGAGAAAATAGAACCAGGTGATGGAGAATGA
- the pykF gene encoding pyruvate kinase PykF, which translates to MKKTKIVCTIGPKTESEEMLGNLLSAGMNVMRLNFSHGDYVEHGQRIKNLRAVMEKTGQQAAILLDTKGPEIRTMKLENGADVTLTAGQTFTFTTDQSIVGNKDRVAVTYAGFTEDLSVGNTVLVDDGLIGMQVTAVSGNDVVCKVLNNGDLGENKGVNLPGVSIQLPALAEKDKRDLIFGCEQGVDFVAASFIRKRSDVEEIRAHLKAHGGEHIQIISKIENQEGLNNFDEILEASDGIMVARGDLGVEIPVEEVIFAQKMMIEKCNLARKVVITATQMLDSMIKNPRPTRAEAGDVANAIIDGTDAVMLSGESAKGKYPLESVTIMATICQRTDSVMKSRLDTIKTPGILRITEAVCRGAVETAEKLDAPLIVVATSGGKSAKSIRKYFPNARILALTTNEVTARQLLLSKGIDTLLVKEIASTDDFYRIGKEAALKTGHAQAGDVVVMVSGALVSSGTTNTASVHRL; encoded by the coding sequence ATGAAAAAGACAAAAATTGTTTGTACCATCGGGCCGAAAACAGAGTCAGAAGAAATGCTTGGCAACCTGCTGTCTGCCGGCATGAATGTTATGCGCCTGAACTTCTCTCACGGGGATTACGTAGAACATGGCCAACGCATCAAGAACCTGCGTGCCGTCATGGAAAAAACCGGTCAGCAAGCGGCGATCCTGCTTGACACCAAAGGCCCAGAAATCCGCACCATGAAGCTGGAAAACGGCGCTGACGTAACGTTGACCGCCGGTCAAACGTTCACGTTCACCACCGATCAGAGCATCGTGGGTAACAAAGATCGTGTCGCAGTCACTTATGCTGGATTCACCGAAGACCTCAGCGTCGGTAACACCGTTCTGGTTGATGACGGTTTGATCGGTATGCAGGTTACAGCGGTCAGCGGTAACGACGTCGTTTGTAAGGTGCTGAACAATGGCGATCTGGGCGAGAATAAAGGCGTTAACCTGCCAGGCGTTTCCATCCAGTTACCTGCTCTGGCTGAAAAAGACAAACGCGACCTGATTTTCGGTTGCGAACAAGGTGTCGATTTCGTCGCAGCTTCCTTTATTCGTAAACGTTCCGACGTTGAAGAAATTCGCGCTCACCTGAAAGCACACGGTGGCGAGCACATCCAGATCATTTCCAAAATCGAAAATCAGGAAGGTCTGAACAATTTCGACGAAATTCTGGAAGCGTCTGACGGCATCATGGTTGCTCGTGGCGACCTGGGCGTTGAGATCCCAGTTGAAGAAGTGATCTTCGCACAGAAAATGATGATCGAAAAATGTAACCTGGCTCGCAAAGTGGTGATCACCGCAACGCAAATGCTGGATTCAATGATCAAAAACCCACGTCCTACCCGTGCTGAAGCTGGCGACGTGGCTAACGCCATCATCGACGGTACCGATGCCGTTATGCTGTCTGGCGAAAGTGCGAAAGGTAAATACCCGCTGGAATCCGTTACCATTATGGCGACGATCTGTCAGCGCACCGATTCCGTGATGAAAAGCCGTCTGGATACCATCAAGACACCAGGAATACTGCGTATCACTGAAGCCGTCTGCCGTGGTGCAGTAGAAACCGCAGAAAAACTGGATGCACCGCTGATTGTGGTTGCGACCAGCGGCGGCAAGTCAGCCAAATCGATCCGTAAATACTTCCCGAATGCGCGCATTCTGGCGCTGACGACTAACGAAGTCACCGCGCGCCAGCTTCTGCTGAGCAAAGGCATTGATACGCTGCTGGTGAAGGAAATCGCCTCTACTGATGATTTCTACCGCATTGGTAAAGAAGCCGCGCTGAAGACCGGTCATGCGCAAGCTGGTGATGTTGTGGTGATGGTATCTGGTGCACTGGTTTCCAGCGGCACAACCAACACTGCTTCCGTACATCGTCTCTGA
- a CDS encoding major outer membrane lipoprotein has product MNRTKLVLGAVILGSTLLAGCSSNAKIDQLSSDVQTLNAKVDQLSNDVNAIRSDVQAAKDDAARANQRLDNQVRTYKK; this is encoded by the coding sequence ATGAATCGTACTAAACTGGTACTGGGCGCGGTAATCCTGGGTTCTACTCTGCTTGCTGGTTGTTCAAGCAATGCTAAAATCGATCAGCTGTCTTCTGACGTTCAAACTCTGAACGCTAAAGTTGACCAACTGAGCAACGACGTGAACGCAATCCGCTCTGACGTACAGGCTGCTAAAGATGACGCAGCTCGTGCTAACCAGCGTCTGGACAACCAAGTTCGTACTTACAAAAAGTAA
- a CDS encoding L,D-transpeptidase encodes MKRALTLLGMAFAAYLASTAARATEYPLPPPNSRLIGENIAYTVPNDGRPLEAIAADFKIGLLGMLEANPGADPYLPTPGSTLTIPTQMLLPDTPREGIVVNLAELRLYYYPKGKNTVIVYPIGIGQLGRNTPLMTTSVSEKRENPTWTPTANIRKHYLEEQGIKLPAVVPAGPDNPMGLHALRLSAHGGVYLLHGTNADFGIGMRVSSGCIRLRPDDIKALFDNVPVGTRVQILNDAIKTSVEPDGKRYVEVHQPLSKTDKDDPQTMKIPLTVKTQKFVKEAETDSKAVADAIVRRSGMPIVVSVGQDINTYQPPVESSPEAPETHQVAPITSINTTSR; translated from the coding sequence ATGAAACGCGCGTTAACTTTACTTGGTATGGCCTTCGCAGCATACCTGGCCAGCACCGCCGCTAGAGCGACGGAATATCCGCTACCGCCACCCAATAGTCGCCTTATCGGCGAGAACATCGCTTATACCGTTCCTAATGACGGTCGTCCGCTGGAAGCCATCGCGGCAGATTTCAAGATTGGTTTACTGGGCATGCTGGAAGCAAATCCTGGCGCGGATCCTTACCTGCCGACACCGGGTTCGACTCTCACGATCCCGACGCAAATGCTGCTGCCGGACACCCCGCGTGAAGGCATCGTGGTCAATCTGGCGGAATTACGCCTCTACTACTACCCGAAAGGGAAAAACACCGTCATCGTTTACCCGATCGGCATTGGTCAACTGGGGCGCAATACGCCACTGATGACGACCAGCGTGAGCGAGAAACGTGAGAATCCAACCTGGACGCCAACGGCGAACATCCGTAAGCATTATCTCGAAGAGCAGGGCATTAAGCTGCCTGCGGTCGTTCCTGCTGGCCCGGATAACCCGATGGGGCTACATGCGTTGCGCCTGTCAGCACATGGCGGCGTTTATCTGCTGCATGGTACGAACGCGGACTTCGGTATCGGCATGCGCGTAAGCTCCGGCTGTATCCGTCTGCGCCCAGATGACATCAAGGCGTTGTTCGACAACGTGCCAGTAGGTACGCGTGTACAGATTCTTAATGATGCGATTAAAACCTCCGTTGAACCGGACGGTAAACGCTACGTTGAAGTGCATCAGCCTTTGTCGAAGACCGATAAGGACGATCCACAAACCATGAAGATTCCGTTGACGGTGAAGACGCAGAAGTTTGTTAAGGAGGCGGAGACGGACAGTAAAGCCGTTGCTGATGCGATTGTGCGTCGTTCCGGCATGCCGATTGTGGTGAGCGTGGGGCAAGATATCAATACCTACCAGCCACCGGTAGAATCGTCTCCAGAAGCGCCTGAAACCCATCAGGTTGCGCCAATCACTTCTATTAATACTACCTCGCGTTAA
- the sufE gene encoding cysteine desulfuration protein SufE encodes MASLPEPQKLARNFARCNDWEEKYLYVIELGERLDPLPDEWRNPENLISGCQSQVWIVTQPDEQGVLILHGDSDAAIVKGLIAVVFSLYQGLTAQEIVELDVRPFFESLALNQHLTPSRSQGLEAMLRAIRAHAAALL; translated from the coding sequence ATGGCGAGTCTGCCAGAACCGCAGAAGCTGGCGCGCAATTTTGCGCGCTGTAATGACTGGGAAGAAAAATATCTGTATGTCATCGAGTTAGGGGAGCGTCTTGACCCACTGCCCGATGAGTGGCGTAATCCTGAGAACCTAATTTCGGGCTGCCAGAGTCAGGTGTGGATTGTGACACAGCCTGATGAGCAGGGCGTGCTAATTCTGCACGGCGACAGCGATGCTGCCATTGTGAAAGGCCTGATCGCGGTCGTTTTCAGCCTGTATCAGGGGCTAACAGCGCAGGAGATTGTTGAGCTGGATGTGCGGCCGTTCTTTGAATCGCTGGCGTTGAACCAACATCTAACACCATCTCGCTCTCAGGGGCTTGAGGCAATGCTGCGTGCGATTCGTGCGCATGCCGCGGCACTGCTTTAA
- a CDS encoding cysteine desulfurase: protein MSYPIERVRADFPLLASEVNGQPLAYLDSAASAQKPHSVIDREAEFYRHEYAAVHRGIHTLSAQATSAMEAVREKVASFINAASAEEIVFVRGTTEAINLVANSYGRTFIQPGDNLIITEMEHHANIVPWQMLAEAHGVEVRVLPLAEDGSLDVAQLPVLLDERTRLLAVTQISNVLGTLNPVKAMIAQAKAAGAVVLIDGAQSIMHQPVDVQDLDCDFFVFSGHKIYGPSGIGVLYGKRDLLQAMPPWEGGGAMIRQVSLRTGITYADSPWRFEAGSPNTGGIMGLGAALDYVTALGREDIQRYESSLMQYALEALTQVPDLTLYGPAERHGVIAFNLGQHHAYDVGSFLDRYGIAIRTGHHCAMPLMEHYGVPSMCRASLAVYTTREEIDRLVAGLQRIHRLLGS from the coding sequence ATGAGTTATCCTATTGAGCGAGTTCGTGCTGATTTCCCGTTGCTGGCAAGCGAGGTTAACGGCCAACCGTTAGCCTATCTGGATAGTGCCGCGAGTGCGCAAAAGCCGCATTCGGTTATCGATCGTGAAGCTGAATTCTATCGCCATGAATACGCCGCTGTGCATCGCGGCATTCATACGCTGAGCGCACAGGCGACCAGTGCGATGGAAGCTGTACGCGAGAAGGTGGCATCTTTTATCAATGCCGCTTCAGCGGAAGAGATTGTCTTTGTACGTGGGACGACGGAGGCCATCAATCTGGTGGCCAACAGCTATGGTCGCACCTTCATCCAGCCGGGCGATAACCTGATCATCACCGAGATGGAGCACCACGCGAATATTGTTCCCTGGCAGATGCTGGCGGAAGCGCATGGCGTTGAAGTTCGTGTATTGCCGCTAGCTGAAGATGGCTCGCTGGATGTGGCACAGCTTCCCGTACTGTTGGATGAACGCACTCGTCTGCTGGCGGTGACGCAGATATCCAACGTATTGGGCACGCTGAACCCAGTGAAAGCGATGATTGCGCAGGCAAAAGCGGCGGGTGCTGTTGTGTTGATCGATGGTGCACAGTCGATTATGCATCAGCCTGTCGATGTGCAGGATCTGGATTGCGATTTCTTTGTCTTTTCAGGACATAAGATCTACGGCCCTTCAGGCATTGGTGTGCTGTATGGCAAACGTGACCTGCTTCAAGCCATGCCACCGTGGGAAGGCGGCGGGGCGATGATTCGTCAGGTCAGCCTGCGTACGGGCATCACCTATGCTGATTCACCGTGGCGCTTTGAAGCTGGATCGCCTAACACGGGCGGTATTATGGGCTTAGGTGCCGCACTGGATTATGTGACGGCACTGGGACGTGAAGATATTCAGCGTTATGAATCTTCGCTGATGCAGTACGCGCTTGAAGCGTTAACGCAGGTTCCCGATCTGACCTTGTACGGTCCTGCTGAACGTCACGGTGTTATTGCGTTTAACCTTGGGCAGCACCACGCCTATGATGTGGGAAGTTTCCTCGATCGGTACGGTATTGCGATTCGCACCGGCCACCATTGCGCGATGCCGCTGATGGAACACTATGGTGTTCCCAGTATGTGCCGCGCCTCGCTGGCCGTTTATACTACGCGCGAAGAAATTGACCGGCTAGTTGCCGGATTGCAACGTATCCATCGATTGCTGGGCAGTTAA
- the sufD gene encoding Fe-S cluster assembly protein SufD, with product MAGLPTSNNVTSDNVAGKTSIAQKQEQALQQWHGLFERDASRRSEDANQHWQDVVRLGLPHRKHEHWKYTPLDVLLSNEFVAPQAPSIDRAAVDALAFAVDSWRLVFIDGVFNAELSDSAWGPYQVNVQASHAHGVLPTAIQSEVFLHLTESLASTSTLIRLAAGQQAEKPLYLLHISSSQAAALNTVHHRHHLNVERSASAEIIEHYVSLDEHAHFTGARLTVNAAENSQVSHYKLAFEAAASYHFAHNDLVLARDARVRSHSFLLGAGLTRHHTSAQLNGEGTNLSMNSLILPVGSEVCDTRTYLEHNQGNGESRQLHKVIVNDRARAVFNGMIKVAPHALKTDGQMTNNNLLLGRLAEVDTKPQLEIYADDVKCSHGATIGRMDEEQLFYLRSRGITQQDAQQMIIFAFAAEVTEAIENESLRDAVLERIAQRLPNALANAGKAV from the coding sequence ATGGCTGGCTTACCGACGAGCAATAATGTGACGAGCGATAACGTGGCGGGTAAAACCAGCATCGCACAGAAACAAGAGCAGGCGCTGCAACAATGGCATGGCCTGTTTGAACGCGATGCGTCGCGTCGTTCTGAAGACGCAAACCAACACTGGCAGGACGTCGTACGTCTTGGCTTACCGCATCGTAAGCATGAGCACTGGAAATACACGCCGCTCGATGTCTTGCTGAGTAATGAATTTGTCGCACCGCAGGCACCGTCTATCGATCGTGCGGCGGTAGATGCACTGGCATTCGCGGTGGATAGCTGGCGTCTGGTGTTCATCGATGGCGTGTTCAACGCTGAACTCAGCGACAGCGCCTGGGGACCGTATCAGGTTAACGTACAGGCGTCGCATGCGCATGGTGTGCTGCCTACGGCGATTCAGTCAGAAGTGTTCCTGCATCTGACCGAAAGTCTGGCGAGTACGAGTACGTTGATTCGTTTGGCTGCCGGGCAGCAAGCGGAAAAACCGCTTTATCTGCTGCACATCAGCAGCAGCCAGGCTGCGGCGTTGAACACGGTTCACCATCGTCACCATCTGAACGTTGAACGTAGCGCAAGCGCGGAAATCATCGAGCACTACGTCAGCCTGGATGAACATGCGCACTTTACTGGTGCACGCCTGACGGTGAATGCAGCGGAAAATAGCCAGGTTAGCCACTATAAGCTGGCATTTGAAGCGGCGGCGAGCTACCACTTCGCGCACAACGATCTGGTTCTGGCACGCGATGCTCGGGTTCGCAGCCATAGCTTCCTGCTGGGAGCCGGGCTGACGCGTCACCACACCAGTGCTCAGTTGAACGGCGAAGGGACGAATCTGTCCATGAACAGCCTGATTTTGCCTGTCGGCAGCGAAGTGTGTGATACGCGAACGTATCTGGAACACAATCAGGGCAACGGCGAAAGTCGTCAGTTGCATAAAGTCATCGTCAACGATCGCGCCCGAGCGGTATTTAACGGCATGATCAAGGTTGCGCCGCATGCGCTGAAAACCGACGGACAGATGACCAATAACAACCTGCTGCTGGGTCGACTGGCCGAGGTAGACACCAAGCCGCAGTTGGAAATCTATGCGGATGACGTGAAATGCAGCCACGGCGCGACCATTGGCCGTATGGACGAAGAACAGCTGTTCTATCTGCGTTCTCGCGGTATTACGCAGCAGGATGCACAACAGATGATCATCTTCGCCTTCGCAGCGGAAGTCACAGAAGCGATTGAAAACGAGTCTCTGCGAGATGCGGTTCTGGAACGTATCGCGCAGCGTTTGCCCAACGCGTTGGCGAATGCCGGCAAGGCGGTATGA
- the sufC gene encoding Fe-S cluster assembly ATPase SufC, with protein sequence MLSIENLKVSVEGKEIIKGLNLTIKPGEVHAIMGPNGSGKSTLSATLAGREEYEVTDGSVSFKGKDLLELSPEDRAGEGVFMAFQYPVEIPGVSNQFFLQTSVNAVRKYREQEPLDRFDFADFIEEKIKLLNMPEDLLTRSVNVGFSGGEKKRNDILQMAALEPDLCILDETDSGLDIDALKIVSNGVNSLRDGKRSFIIVTHYQRILDYIKPDHVHVLYQGRIVKSGDFSLVKQLEEQGYGWLTDEQ encoded by the coding sequence ATGTTAAGCATCGAAAATTTAAAAGTCAGCGTAGAAGGCAAAGAGATCATCAAAGGGCTTAATCTCACTATTAAGCCGGGTGAAGTTCACGCGATTATGGGCCCGAATGGCTCAGGGAAAAGTACGCTCTCCGCGACGCTGGCTGGACGCGAAGAATATGAAGTCACCGACGGCTCGGTGAGCTTCAAAGGAAAAGATTTACTGGAGCTGTCTCCAGAAGATCGCGCAGGTGAAGGCGTCTTCATGGCGTTTCAGTATCCGGTAGAGATCCCCGGCGTGAGCAACCAGTTCTTCCTGCAAACTTCTGTTAACGCAGTGCGTAAATACCGCGAACAGGAACCGCTGGATCGCTTTGACTTCGCTGACTTTATCGAAGAAAAGATCAAACTGCTGAATATGCCGGAAGATTTGTTGACCCGCTCGGTCAACGTGGGCTTCTCCGGCGGCGAGAAGAAGCGTAACGACATTTTGCAAATGGCGGCGCTGGAGCCGGATCTGTGCATTCTGGATGAAACTGACTCCGGGCTGGACATTGACGCACTGAAAATCGTCTCTAACGGCGTGAACTCCCTGCGCGACGGCAAACGTTCGTTCATCATTGTCACGCACTACCAGCGTATTCTTGATTACATCAAACCGGACCACGTACACGTTCTGTATCAAGGGCGCATTGTTAAATCCGGTGATTTCTCGCTGGTGAAACAGTTGGAGGAGCAAGGCTATGGCTGGCTTACCGACGAGCAATAA